The Eremothecium gossypii ATCC 10895 chromosome VII, complete sequence nucleotide sequence CCTGTGTTTAGCGAGCCTGCAAGCAAAACTGGTCACGTTCGTGATGAAGTCGTCGGCTAAGTCTAAAAGCAATTCTTCGACATCGCCGTCTACGGTGGTCTCACCATCACCATCGTCGATGCCCACTGTCTTGACTAGTTCCCGGAGCTTCCTCTTCGACATGACACGCTCACTATCAACCTCGTAGGGAGGAAGTTTTGTCATGACGGGCATAGTCAGAGCGGACGCATTCATTGCACTACCGCTCGTTATTGTTGGCCTGTTGGAGCGGTACGACACCGAAGTCGTAGTGAGAGGTGTTATATTTTCCGGTATTGGGATAGACGGGTTAGGTTGCTTGAAGATGACTGGTCTCGCTGTGCCGCTATTGTTCTGGTTCGCAGCCGCATTTACAGGAGTCACCTGTGCAGGATATCTGTTTGCCCCGCTATTCGGCCGCTGCATTTGTTGGCGCTGCGATTGAGGCGTGGCAGCGCTGCTTCCTGTTGGTGCAGCATtcgcagctgcaggagtGGCAGCACTCGCTGCGCCTATGTTTGCCCCTAGCTGGGTGTTAGCCGGCGAGTTCGTCGTGCCGGTGTTCCCAGCGCTggcccgctgctgctggctAGTGGCCTGTAGGAACTTCTTCAAGTTGACGTTCGTGGCCGCACACTCGATATAAAACTTCTTCTTATCCTCCTGGAACTTTTTAGGAAGCGCCTGGAACTGGGTATTCAGCCCTGTCAGCTTTGTGAGTAGCTCGTTCTTCTTTGTCTCCAGCTGCTTCACCGTCATCGGCTCTCCCTGCCGGTTCTTGATCTCCGTGTCAAGCACCTCGATGTTCTTTTTCAGAAACTCATATTCCCCCGTGATATTCTTCACGCTCTCGTTGAACGTCTGCGTAAGCTTTTCGTAGGcctcgcgctgctgcggcgtcAACAGCATTTTGATGTTGCTCGCTACTGAAGACGTCGGCCGCGGCGCTGTCGCCTGACCCGTCCCAGCCGCCGCCAATTGCCCAGCCGGTGCCGGATTCCGCACCTGGAAcgcctgctgcgcctgctgccggTGGTACGTCTCGTAGATCGCCTTGATGTTCGACGccttcttcagcagctcgaGACCCTCCGGCGTCCGCACCCCTACCTGCTGCGCTTCGCTTACAAGCGTCCGGAACTTGTAAGCCAGTTGCCGCATGGATGACGGCGTTAACTGCGGAACCTGGCCGTTGCCCTGTTGATTGTTGCTCGACATGTTCTCCTTTCGTGTTTGCCCTATATCTCTAGCACTATTTTTCCTGCTCTGACCGCTCCACAGAGAGACCAATAAATATAATACAATAAACCTTGTGCTAAACCCTTCTGACCTGAAGCAACGCGCTTGCCAACCCGACAACCTCTTCTCTCCTGTGCTTACAGCTTCGTGTGACCTCATCCAGGTGGTTAGTTGACGTCCACTAACAAATTTCAAGGAAGGGCACGTTCGGTAGCGGGCCGGGTAACCATATTCAACGTAGATAATGATACATAAGTGGCGGGACAGCACGGCGATGAGCAGCGCTCTACGGGCGCAATTACAGCTGGTTGCGGCCCTTGACCCACTCGTAGTACTCGTCGATTACCAGAGGCCAGGACGCCAGTTCGTTGTAGTGTTCCAGGAGCTCTGTGTCGTCCGGGAAGCGCTGCGCGAAGCGCGGAAACATGTCCCAGGTATCGCGGCTAACGCTGTGGTCGCCCGCGCGCAGGAACTCGAACCAGGAGCGCAGGCGCGGGGCGGGTACAGTGACGGCATAGGTGTGGTCCAGGAAGAACAGCGACCAGTACGCAATCGCGGTCTCCACGGACAGACGACGGCCGCCGGCGTCCAGCCCGAGGCCGAAGGTGTAGGCGTACAGCGCGCGGAAGTAGGCTGCGTCGGTGCGCAAGCGCAGCTCTAGCGCGTCCACAGCCGCGCGCATGTCCGGCAGCGAGCTGCAGCCCAGTCCGTGCCACGTCGACAGGAACTGGAAGCGCGAGATGTCCGCCGTAAGCTCCTCGACCTTCAGCAGGCGCGCCAGGCACAGTGTCGCGACGTCCTCGAGTTGGAACCCCAGATCGCCCACGTAGCGCACCAGCGCCTCCGTGTCCAtcgcgccgcccgcagcgTAGCGCTCAAAAGTGGCCACCAGCTCCGCGCTGTACTGctccgcgcgcccgccgcccccgcTCTGCGTGTAGAAGTCGTCCAGTGCGTGGTCCAGCGACCAATGGTTGCGCTCGAGGTATGTCTCTGCGGCCGCGCTCGTCGCGCTGGTCACCGCCAGGAACTCCCTGATCAGTTCTCTTTGGCGTGCATTGCTCTGCTGTCGTTAGTCGCTGCTCGTGCTTCCGCCCCGCCCCTATCGACATACCATTCTGCTCTGCGCGGTGTCTTGCGACCTGTCTCACTGCGCTCCACTCTTGACAGCGCGGAGTGTCGAGCCTGTAGGCCCCTTCGTTGGCAGCATCAGTGTCTGCCCTGTGTATTCGTACGAACTCCCGCAGCTTGCGGCTGTCGCAGACATCCGCTGGCAGGGCACGGGTGCCTGGGAGTACGCCAGCCCTCCATCTTCCAAGTCGTACGAACAGTTAGCAGATGGGCAGCGGTCTAGTAGTGGGCCTGGCGGCGGTACTGTGTATCGACGTCGGCATGTCGGGCCAACAAAAAGGTGTGCAGCGCATGtcgtgctgctgcccaGCACGCAACACAAGCAGGACATAGCATATGATGTATTCGCAGGAAGCTGTAGGCTGCCAACAGCAGGTGGTTGATGCGGTGTGTACATGGGACCCGAGCTTGAAGGATGAGATAGAGGCGGTGCTAGAGTGGATGGACCCGAATGACGACCACAATAACCACCAGATGCGGCCGCCGAGCCTGCGGATCAAGAACAGCATCCGGCTGCTCCGGTTGGGGGAGCAGGCGCCAGGGACGACGGTTGGGCTGCTCCGGCAGTGCGCAGTGTCGCAGATGCGGCAGCACTTTTTCCGACACTGGGAGCGCTTGGAGCAGTACACAGACATGGTGAAGTTGGAGAGGTACTACGAGTTCCCGCTCCGGTACGTGGCGGTGTTTACGGAGGATGAGGTTGCAGCAGAGCTCGTGGGGCTTCGGAAGTACTTGTTGAACGGGAACCCGGGGTTCCGGGCGAACATGGAGGCGCGGATCCGGGCGCTGATCCTCCAGGACGACGACTTCGAGACGGCCGCGCGGCTCTACAAGTGGATCGTGCAGGGGCTGGGGCACCCGATGGTGAAGTTTGTGATTGAGGTGCTCACGCAGAAGATCGCGCTCTTCTGCCGTAACCGGATGGACGGCAACGTGGACCAACGCTATCTGATCATGGAGGTATTTAACAGTTTCATTgcgcgctgctgggcgCAGTTCATCCAGCTACTCCAGTTCCCGACCGCGGACGACCCCGAGCTCAACAACCTCATCTACCGTTGCTTCGAGAAGAAGTTTATTGAGCTCAAAACGCAGGAGCTCTTTCATCAGATCATCCCGAAGTTCCCGATGTCCAAGCCGGCGCTCTTGGAGATGAAGAGCGTGATTAAGGGCGACACGGCCGAGTTGGACCGGCTTGTCGCCCAGATATACAACGACTTTCACAAGGAGCTTTTGGTTCCGAGCGTGACGACAGTCGAGATACTTTTGTACTACGTCAAGACGATCAAGTGCCTCATGGTAGTGGATCCGACCGGTCGCTCCATGAACCGCTTCACCTCGAAGTTAAAGCCCAAGATCAAGGAGCGCTCCGATTTGATCATCTCGGTGCTCTGTGCGATCCTGGAGCTCGACAGCGACGAGATACATGAGGTTATCTCCAAGAATACGTTGACCGAGAACCCCCAGCTTCTCAGCCAGCTCTCAAAGGAGCTCAAGAACAGCACTGCTCTAACATTCCACTCCATGAGCACGAGCAAGGGCAAAGCAGCAATCTACTCTGTGGCGTTCGAGCGGCAGGACCAGCTCGTGAAACAGTTTTTGGAATGGACCCCGGAGCCCGGTCCCTTCACCGCCGACGATGCCAAGGCCCTCAACAGCGACGACGATGGCGCCGAGACGCTCGAGTTGCCGAAGGACGTGCTCGAGGTGGTTTTCCAGGTTTTTGACTCCCCGGAGGTCTTGATCAACGAGTTCATCCAGCTTGTCACCAACCACATGCTCCAGATGGACGGGTACGTGCTCAACGCCAAGTGGTCGCAACTGTTGAAGACCGTCATGAAGAAGTATTTTAAGAACAACAAGCAGGTGTTGAAGTCGATGTGCGAGGAGTCCAACCTTGTCAACGTCTTTGTCATGTGGAGCGATCTCGAGAAAAGCGCCACCTTCCAGACGTGGAGCACCAAGCTACAGCTCGTGCCGCCCAACGTCTACCCCAAAATCATCTCCTACTTGTACTGGAAGAtcggccgccgcagcccCTACGGCGACTACGCCGTCGCCCCCGGCCTTGCTGCCATCTTCGACCAGATGGAGAAGGCCTTCGAGACACGCTCCCCGGGCCGGAAGTTGCGTTTCCAAAAGGACCAGGGTTCCGTCGACCTCCAGCTTGTCTTCGAAGACGGCCGCCACTGGTCCAGCCGCGTCTCGCTCCCAAAGTATACCGTCATTGACCTTTTCCAGCGACAGGCCTGCCCGTTGTCTGTCACCGACATTGCCGCGCACACCAACATGTCCCCCCGCCTCGTAGAGGACATAATTCAGTTCTGGTGCCACGAGCACGTGCTCCATCTCAACAAGAATGACCTCTACGAGATCCTTGAGAACCACAACTCCGCCATTGCCTCGCGCCAGTCCCAGGCGTCAGTCCCGGCCTTCCATCCAGTGTCCAGCGCCTACGCCACGTAACTACTGCGAGATATACACCCACACACCTAAATAATTCTACGGCCTGGTCTTGGACGCCAGTCTATTCTGTTACGTAGACGTGCCCGCCTTCGAAAGCATTACATTCTCAAA carries:
- the APC2 gene encoding anaphase promoting complex subunit 2 (Syntenic homolog of Saccharomyces cerevisiae YLR127C (APC2)); its protein translation is MMYSQEAVGCQQQVVDAVCTWDPSLKDEIEAVLEWMDPNDDHNNHQMRPPSLRIKNSIRLLRLGEQAPGTTVGLLRQCAVSQMRQHFFRHWERLEQYTDMVKLERYYEFPLRYVAVFTEDEVAAELVGLRKYLLNGNPGFRANMEARIRALILQDDDFETAARLYKWIVQGLGHPMVKFVIEVLTQKIALFCRNRMDGNVDQRYLIMEVFNSFIARCWAQFIQLLQFPTADDPELNNLIYRCFEKKFIELKTQELFHQIIPKFPMSKPALLEMKSVIKGDTAELDRLVAQIYNDFHKELLVPSVTTVEILLYYVKTIKCLMVVDPTGRSMNRFTSKLKPKIKERSDLIISVLCAILELDSDEIHEVISKNTLTENPQLLSQLSKELKNSTALTFHSMSTSKGKAAIYSVAFERQDQLVKQFLEWTPEPGPFTADDAKALNSDDDGAETLELPKDVLEVVFQVFDSPEVLINEFIQLVTNHMLQMDGYVLNAKWSQLLKTVMKKYFKNNKQVLKSMCEESNLVNVFVMWSDLEKSATFQTWSTKLQLVPPNVYPKIISYLYWKIGRRSPYGDYAVAPGLAAIFDQMEKAFETRSPGRKLRFQKDQGSVDLQLVFEDGRHWSSRVSLPKYTVIDLFQRQACPLSVTDIAAHTNMSPRLVEDIIQFWCHEHVLHLNKNDLYEILENHNSAIASRQSQASVPAFHPVSSAYAT
- the TAF12 gene encoding Taf12p (Syntenic homolog of Saccharomyces cerevisiae YDR145W (TAF12)) produces the protein MRSHEAVSTGEKRLSGWQARCFRSEGFSTRFIVLYLLVSLWSGQSRKNSARDIGQTRKENMSSNNQQGNGQVPQLTPSSMRQLAYKFRTLVSEAQQVGVRTPEGLELLKKASNIKAIYETYHRQQAQQAFQVRNPAPAGQLAAAGTGQATAPRPTSSVASNIKMLLTPQQREAYEKLTQTFNESVKNITGEYEFLKKNIEVLDTEIKNRQGEPMTVKQLETKKNELLTKLTGLNTQFQALPKKFQEDKKKFYIECAATNVNLKKFLQATSQQQRASAGNTGTTNSPANTQLGANIGAASAATPAAANAAPTGSSAATPQSQRQQMQRPNSGANRYPAQVTPVNAAANQNNSGTARPVIFKQPNPSIPIPENITPLTTTSVSYRSNRPTITSGSAMNASALTMPVMTKLPPYEVDSERVMSKRKLRELVKTVGIDDGDGETTVDGDVEELLLDLADDFITNVTSFACRLAKHRKSDNLDVRDIQLHLERNWNIRIPGYAADEIRSTKKWNPTPAYSQKLQGISSARAAKLAPATTANVTTGSANAAAVATESNKK
- the DCN1 gene encoding NEDD8 ligase DCN1 (Syntenic homolog of Saccharomyces cerevisiae YLR128W (DCN1); 1-intron), with translation MSNARQRELIREFLAVTSATSAAAETYLERNHWSLDHALDDFYTQSGGGGRAEQYSAELVATFERYAAGGAMDTEALVRYVGDLGFQLEDVATLCLARLLKVEELTADISRFQFLSTWHGLGCSSLPDMRAAVDALELRLRTDAAYFRALYAYTFGLGLDAGGRRLSVETAIAYWSLFFLDHTYAVTVPAPRLRSWFEFLRAGDHSVSRDTWDMFPRFAQRFPDDTELLEHYNELASWPLVIDEYYEWVKGRNQL